One segment of Coffea arabica cultivar ET-39 chromosome 7c, Coffea Arabica ET-39 HiFi, whole genome shotgun sequence DNA contains the following:
- the LOC113698326 gene encoding 2,3-bisphosphoglycerate-dependent phosphoglycerate mutase 1-like isoform X2: MIRMSNVAFYQATNVRLVHGNGGESGGGRDFAGHRGCHSSCLRLMSKIIQNEEPFWRKEYWRTIKSQKVVSCASNSCSSAPYPILASSPTETNDSLKKENESVLILIRHGESMWNEKNLFTGCVDVPLTERGVEEAIEAGKRISKMPLDIVYTSALVRSQMTAMLALTEHHCMKTISRYGDLQGFNKQKTAEQYGKDQVQKWRRSYDVRPPNGESLEMCLKRAVTFFREHIEPQLLIGKHVMVVAHANSLRSMIMYLDKLTSQEVIDLELSTGVPMLYIYKEGKFIRRGSPLGSTEVGVYAYTESLALYRQQLDEM, encoded by the exons ATGATCAGAATGAGTAATGTTGCTTTTTATCAAGCTACTAATGTCCGTTTGGTCCATGGAAATGGTGGTGAAAGTGGAGGTGGAAGGGATTTTGCTGGCCATCGGGGATGTCATAGTTCTTGTTTGAGATTAATGTcgaaaattatacaaaatgaaGAACCATTCTGGAGAAAAGAATATTGGAGAACTATTAAGTCCCAAAAAGTGGTATCTTGTGCATCAAATTCTTGTTCCTCTGCTCCATATCCGATTTTAGCCTCCTCACCAACTGAAACGAATGATTCCCTGAAAAAAGAAA ATGAGTCTGTTCTGATATTGATTCGACATGGAGAATCAATGTGGAATGAGAAGAACCTGTTTACTGGTTGTGTTGATGTACCATTGACAGAAAGAGGAGTAGAAGAAGCAATTGAAGCTGGTAAAAGAATCAGCAAAATGCCCCTAGATATTGTCTACACATCAGCTTTGGTTCGTTCTCAAATGACTGCTATGCTTGCTCTCACGGAACACCACTGCATGAAA ACTATTTCCAGGTATGGTGATCTTCAGGGTTTTAACAAGCAGAAGACAGCTGAACAATATGGGAAAGATCAGGTTCAGAAATGGCGTAGAAGTTATGATGTACGGCCCCCTAATGGTGAGAGTTTGGAGATGTGCTTGAAGAGAGCAGTTACTTTCTTTAGAGAGCAT ATTGAACCTCAACTTTTGATTGGAAAACATGTAATGGTGGTGGCTCATGCAAATTCCCTGAGATCCATGATTATGTATCTTGATAAACTAACTTCTCAGGag GTCATTGACTTAGAATTGTCAACTGGGGTACCTATGCTATACATATATAAAGAAGGAAAATTCATAAGGAGGGGCAGCCCCTTGGGATCTACAGAGGTTGGTGTTTATGCTTATACTGAG
- the LOC113698326 gene encoding 2,3-bisphosphoglycerate-dependent phosphoglycerate mutase 1-like isoform X1: MIRMSNVAFYQATNVRLVHGNGGESGGGRDFAGHRGCHSSCLRLMSKIIQNEEPFWRKEYWRTIKSQKVVSCASNSCSSAPYPILASSPTETNDSLKKENESVLILIRHGESMWNEKNLFTGCVDVPLTERGVEEAIEAGKRISKMPLDIVYTSALVRSQMTAMLALTEHHCMKVPIIIHNENEQAEMWSQIHSEETQNQTIPIIKAWQLNERMYGDLQGFNKQKTAEQYGKDQVQKWRRSYDVRPPNGESLEMCLKRAVTFFREHIEPQLLIGKHVMVVAHANSLRSMIMYLDKLTSQEVIDLELSTGVPMLYIYKEGKFIRRGSPLGSTEVGVYAYTESLALYRQQLDEM; encoded by the exons ATGATCAGAATGAGTAATGTTGCTTTTTATCAAGCTACTAATGTCCGTTTGGTCCATGGAAATGGTGGTGAAAGTGGAGGTGGAAGGGATTTTGCTGGCCATCGGGGATGTCATAGTTCTTGTTTGAGATTAATGTcgaaaattatacaaaatgaaGAACCATTCTGGAGAAAAGAATATTGGAGAACTATTAAGTCCCAAAAAGTGGTATCTTGTGCATCAAATTCTTGTTCCTCTGCTCCATATCCGATTTTAGCCTCCTCACCAACTGAAACGAATGATTCCCTGAAAAAAGAAA ATGAGTCTGTTCTGATATTGATTCGACATGGAGAATCAATGTGGAATGAGAAGAACCTGTTTACTGGTTGTGTTGATGTACCATTGACAGAAAGAGGAGTAGAAGAAGCAATTGAAGCTGGTAAAAGAATCAGCAAAATGCCCCTAGATATTGTCTACACATCAGCTTTGGTTCGTTCTCAAATGACTGCTATGCTTGCTCTCACGGAACACCACTGCATGAAA GTGCCCATAATTATTCATAATGAGAATGAACAAGCTGAAATGTGGAGTCAAATTCACAGTGAggaaacccagaatcaaaccaTTCCAATTATCAAAGCATGGCAGCTGAATGAAAGAAT GTATGGTGATCTTCAGGGTTTTAACAAGCAGAAGACAGCTGAACAATATGGGAAAGATCAGGTTCAGAAATGGCGTAGAAGTTATGATGTACGGCCCCCTAATGGTGAGAGTTTGGAGATGTGCTTGAAGAGAGCAGTTACTTTCTTTAGAGAGCAT ATTGAACCTCAACTTTTGATTGGAAAACATGTAATGGTGGTGGCTCATGCAAATTCCCTGAGATCCATGATTATGTATCTTGATAAACTAACTTCTCAGGag GTCATTGACTTAGAATTGTCAACTGGGGTACCTATGCTATACATATATAAAGAAGGAAAATTCATAAGGAGGGGCAGCCCCTTGGGATCTACAGAGGTTGGTGTTTATGCTTATACTGAG
- the LOC113699548 gene encoding G-type lectin S-receptor-like serine/threonine-protein kinase LECRK1 produces MANLFVILVIFCLLHSLVAVKAQLLSQNISIGTKLFPNSYPSSWLSPSGLFGFGFYPKGNGYAVGIWLIGTPTNTTVWTANRDDPPISSNAYLWFTRQGWLLTTPDTQKKSMQNSKTNSLLRFQPLCGQYLPSGTELVSSFSSSDQSSGRFGLVVEDYFLAAYPINSKNILYWTFAATGLNDSSEWLNFTDEGLVLNNRNETAAIHRATLDADGNFRIYSHRFRNSSNNQTISVEWSGFENPCQASGFCGVNSFCSRSGGTANCTCFPGFNYIDPNMAFLGCYRDFVNHGFCWQNLQELTYNFTIMKGIMLGGHPYSEFSAVDWDCQNACLVDCNCWAVLYSTEGDCKKYKLPLLYASVDGSPSTNFTLVHRTMDLSALTHEHPKREIRNKSKRRRLIAIIGLSLGLLAFLFTLFAIFSFFLFRKGVQQYHKLLEIKNLGLNKEFTLRSFSYNELERATDGFKDELSSTSFGKVYRGTLLEDSKIVAVKRQENCEQEGGRDFIAEMTAIGRIYHRNVIQLLGFCLEGTKKLLVYEFMSKGSLADVLFQEETRPTWEQRKKLALDVALGISYLHEECEPCIVHCSIRPQNIQVNNSWTAKLCNFETARLLMPTQNGILSAVDRAVRGYLAPEWQNNALTSEKIDVYSYGIVLLEIICCRSNVDNTVSTPDEVELASWAYKCLVTNELKKLIRDEEIELMSLERFLKVGFLCIQEAPHLRPSMRNVILMLEGRMEIPSTLPKP; encoded by the exons ATGGCAAATTTATTCGTAATACTGGTTATCTTCTGCTTACTACATTCATTAGTTGCTGTGAAAGCTCAATTGCTTAGCCAAAACATAAGCATAGGAACGAAACTCTTCCCAAATTCTTATCCTTCTTCGTGGCTATCTCCTTCTGGACTTTTTGGTTTCGGCTTCTATCCGAAAGGGAATGGATATGCAGTTGGGATATGGTTGATTGGTACCCCTACAAATACTACTGTTTGGACTGCAAATAGAGATGATCCACCAATCTCCTCGAATGCCTATCTTTGGTTCACTAGACAAGGCTGGCTTTTAACTACTCCAGACACTCAGAAGAAATCAATGCAGAATTCGAAGACCAACTCTCTCCTGCGGTTTCAGCCTCTTT GCGGTCAATATCTGCCTTCTGGCACAGAATTAGTCTCTAGCTTTTCATCATCAGACCAATCAAGTGGGAGGTTCGGTCTTGTAGTGGAGGACTATTTTCTTGCTGCTTATCCAATAAACAGCAAAAATATACTGTACTGGACATTCGCGGCTACCGGTTTAAACGACTCATCAGAATGGCTAAATTTCACTGATGAAGGCCTTGTATTGAATAACAGAAATGAAACAGCGGCAATCCATCGTGCAACTCTTGATGCTGATGGGAATTTCAGGATATACTCACATAGGTTCCGCAACAGCAGCAATAACCAGACTATTTCTGTAGAATGGTCAGGTTTTGAAAACCCATGCCAAGCCAGTGGTTTCTGTGGTGTCAACAGCTTCTGCTCTAGGAGTGGTGGCACAGCAAATTGTACTTGCTTTCCTGGATTCAATTATATCGACCCAAACATGGCCTTCCTCGGATGCTACAGAGACTTTGTTAACCATGGATTTTGTTGGCAAAATCTTCAGGAACTCACCTACAATTTCACAATTATGAAGGGCATCATGTTGGGGGGCCACCCATATTCTGAATTTTCTGCCGTTGATTGGGATTGTCAGAATGCTTGCCTGGTTGATTGCAACTGCTGGGCTGTTCTGTATAGTACAGAAGGAGACTGCAAGAAGTATAAGCTGCCGCTACTGTATGCATCAGTAGATGGAAGCCCGTCCACAAATTTCACGCTCGTCCATAGGACTATGGATCTTTCAGCTTTGACTCATGAGCACCCCAAAAGGGAGATCAGGAATAAAAGCAAGAGGAGGAGATTAATTGCAATTATTGGCTTATCCCTTGGTCTGCTTGCATTTTTGTTCACCCTCTTTGCTATCTTTAGCTTCTTCCTCTTCAGAAAAGGGGTTCAGCAATATCACAAGCTGTTAGAAATTAAAAACTTGGGCCTTAATAAAGAGTTTACTCTTCGATCCTTTTCCTACAATGAGCTTGAGAGAGCAACAGACGGTTTCAAGGATGAGTTAAGCTCTACTTCCTTCGGAAAGGTTTACAGGGGAACCTTATTGGAGGATAGCAAGATAGTTGCTGTCAAAAGACAGGAAAACTGTGAACAGGAAGGAGGAAGAGATTTCATAGCTGAAATGACTGCAATTGGACGAATTTATCACAGAAACGTGATTCAATTGCTTGGCTTTTGCTTAGAGGGCACTAAAAAGCTTCTTGTATACGAGTTCATGAGCAAAGGGTCCTTGGCTGATGTTCTCTTCCAAGAAGAAACTAGACCTACTTGGGAACAGAGAAAGAAGTTGGCGTTGGACGTAGCACTTGGGATATCTTACTTGCATGAAGAGTGTGAGCCCTGTATTGTCCATTGCAGCATCAGGCCTCAGAACATACAAGTTAACAATTCCTGGACTGCTAAGCTTTGCAATTTTGAAACTGCAAGGCTTTTGATGCCAACTCAAAATGGAATCCTTAGTGCCGTTGATAGAGCTGTGAGAGGCTACCTGGCACCTGAATGGCAGAACAATGCCTTGACATCAGAGAAGATAGATGTTTACAGCTATGGAATAGTTTTGCTTGAGATCATCTGTTGCAGAAGTAATGTGGATAACACTGTTTCAACCCCAGATGAGGTCGAACTAGCCAGCTGGGCTTATAAATGCTTGGTGACAAACGAGCTCAAAAAGCTCATCAGAGATGAAGAAATAGAATTGATGTCCCTGGAAAGGTTCCTCAAGGTTGGATTTTTATGCATTCAAGAAGCTCCTCATCTCCGCCCTTCAATGAGAAATGTGATCTTGATGTTAGAAGGTAGAATGGAGATACCATCTACACTTCCAAAACCTTAA
- the LOC140010534 gene encoding G-type lectin S-receptor-like serine/threonine-protein kinase LECRK3, which yields MTSLAVFFLLLLTLASKDLAGAQQQVVCQYSTISASDQSTIWLSPSSRFAFGFFQEGSGFKVGIWLVDNSNDTIVWTATRDDAAVSSNAILQFTSGRIMLASPGNENRFITPEQNEQPKCPSMLDSGNLVIYNEQDQVIWRSFDFPTDTILEDQFLHHDHRLYSNLSSTNHSTGRYSLVAQSDGNLVAYPAKAGDTVESAYWSSDTDMSTPPRSLSTN from the coding sequence ATGACCTCTCTTGCAGTTTTTTTCTTGCTACTCCTGACATTGGCTTCCAAAGATCTTGCCGGAGCTCAACAGCAGGTGGTGTGCCAGTATTCCACTATTTCAGCATCCGATCAGTCAACTATATGGCTCTCACCTTCCAGTCGATTTGCGTTCGGATTCTTTCAAGAAGGATCAGGTTTtaaagttggaatttggttagTGGATAACTCAAATGATACTATTGTTTGGACAGCCACTAGAGATGATGCAGCAGTATCATCAAATGCAATTCTCCAGTTCACCAGTGGAAGGATCATGTTGGCAAGCCCTGGGAATGAGAATAGGTTTATTACTCCCGAGCAGAATGAGCAACCCAAGTGTCCCTCCATGCTAGACTCTGGAAATCTTGTTATTTACAATGAACAAGATCAAGTTATCTGGCGGAGTTTCGACTTCCCTACAGATACCATCTTAGAGGACCAATTTCTGCACCATGACCATCGACTATATTCTAATCTTTCTTCAACCAATCACTCAACTGGAAGATACAGTCTAGTTGCGCAATCTGATGGAAATCTTGTTGCTTATCCTGCCAAGGCAGGAGACACTGTTGAAAGTGCCTATTGGAGTTCTGACACTGACATGAGTACCCCGCCGCGAAGCCTATCTACCAACTAG